The DNA sequence GGCTTCAGTTCATCAGCTGCCAGCATCTCGGTCAGCATCTGATCGTAAGATTTGTCGGCATTGAGCGATTCAATAATCCAGTCGCGCCAGTGCCAGATATGTCGCTGGCTCACACGCAGGGCATCCTTGTAACCGGCCCAGTCGCTGTAACGCCAGACGTCCATCCAGTGTCGTCCCCAACGCTCGCCGTAAGCGGGGTGATTCAACAGGCGATCAACGACCGCTTCATAAGCCTTGTCGTTCGTTTTGACGTCTTTTAGAAACGCACGGATTTCTTCGGGTGTCGGATTCAAGCCAATCAGGTCGAGATAAACCCGACGCAGCAGAACTTCTGGACCGGCCTCCGCAGCACGTTTCAAACCTTTCTGCTCGTGGCCGGCAGCAATGAATTGATCGATGGGATTCCGCGGCCAGTTGAGGTCGGCCACCACCGGAACTTCTGGACGATGAACGGGTTTAAAGGGTTTCCAGGCATAGCGGTTCTGGAATTCGTTAAACTCGGCCGTCAACTGTTCCAGTTTTTTCTTCGAGTCAGCAGCCGGGAATTTCGTTTTATCACCAGGTGCGGTACCGCTGAGTACTTCCTGCAGGTTTGTAAAGCCATCACCATCGGCATCCTGATCGGCGATCAGTTTCAGTCGCAGAGCCAGATCCGCGTCCTGATTTTGCTCCAGCAGTTTGTCTGCGGTTTCACGCAATTGATTCCCGAAGGGATTGTGCGGAAAATCGTCCAGGGATTCAGCACCCTCTGCATGATCACGCACATGACAGGTACCACAGGAATTCAGTCCCTGTGCCAGGTACTTGCCAAAGTAGCGGACAAATGCCTGCCGATTAGCCGGGTTGGCCTGGGCCGGTGCCGTCAGCGTGACAGCTGATATGAGAACTAGCAAACTGAGAATTCGTCTGTTCATATCAATCATACAATTACCATCGGTGTTCTAACTGGAAAGAACCAGAAAATCACAGTGAAAATGTGTGTGTTAAATTTGAGGCTGCAAGTATTTAAAACTTACACGTCAGGAGAGAATTCAGGCGAGAAAACTCGTATCTCACTGAGTGAGATAAAATCAAAGTCAGATCAACGAGCATTTAATATATAATACTAAGATATTTGCGAAAAATCCAGTAGAATCTTGCTAGAGAGACGACCTGCACCGCTTTTTGGGCTCATATCTGGATGTTTGTTTTGCTCAGAACCCGATCAGGTAACGCGAAGTGCATAACTGGTATGACCCCAATACCTGTCTGTCAGGATCGTGGCAGATCAAAATGTAATGACCGTCCCTGTCCGTGCCGACTCCGTTGCCGCTTCCATCCAGGCGACAGCGGCAGCAGATTCAGCGGGTGTAATCCGTTGAGGTGGTTCCCCCTTGCGGACGCAGTTGGCAAAATATCGTAACTCTTCCTTTAACACTCCAAAATAATTCCCCAGAGGACGGGGCCAGTACATGGTATCGGGCAGTTTCACTCCCTGTGCATCATGAATCGCCAGGCCCGCCTCACCACAGTTGATATAGAGCGCTCCCTCCGTCCCGATGATTTCCATGCGGGCATCAATCGTAAACGGAGTGGATTCCGGCAAATGCCAGACTGACTCAACCACAGCGACCGCACCACTGTCCAGCCGGGCAATCGACCAGCCGGCATCCGGAAATTTGTTCTTGCCGGGATGGACTTCCTGAGCATAGACCGTGGAGACGTTTGCCTGACTGAACCAGAGCATCAGATCCGCGTCATGGATTCCGTCTCCCATCAGTGCCGAAATATCATCGAGCACCGTTTCACCAATAGCCTTCGACAGATTCCGACGGGCATGCATCGAAATAATATTTCCAATCCGTCCCTCTTCAATTGCCTGCTTCGCGATGGTTACCCGGGGATCAAACCGGCAGATGTGCCCCACCATGAATAATCCGTCCGACTGAGCGGCTGCATCCAGAATCTGCTCGCAGTCCGCCAGCGTTGGCGCCATCGGTTTTTCGAGCAAAACATGCTTACCACTCCGCAAGGCTTCAATGGCAATTTCACGATGATCATAAATGTGGGTGGTAATACTCACCACATCGATATCAGGGTCGGCCAGCAATTCGTGGTAGTCCGTGTAGCGTTTCGAGACGTTCAGCCGGTCAGCCACTTCATTCAAGCGATCTGGCCTGCGAGTGCAGAGTGCGGTCAATTCAATATCCGGCATCTCAGCCAGATTATCGGCATGAACTTCACCAAACCATCCCAGTCCTATCACGCCCCATCGAACCGCCTTTGCCTGACTCACGGGTTACCTCGCTTCCTGGTTACACTGTTGATTCAAAAGTTACACTCACGGGCATTCGGTTGTCCTGTAGCCGAATTCAGACGATGGCTCCCTGCTCGCTTAATGTCGTTCTTAACTGATCGATATCCACGTCGCGCGGGGCTACTCCCTGCTTGATTGCCAGACTCGCAGCGGTTCCCGCGGCCTGACCGGTGGCATAACAGGGAGGAATCACTCTCGCCGATGCAGCCCCTTCGTGATCTGCTGAAATCGGACGGCCGGCCACCAGCAGATTCTCCACATCGCGCGGCACCAGGCAGCGATAGGGAATTTCATAATGATCGGCGTGAATCCCCTCCAGCCTTCCCCGGGGTCCCTGGGGATCGTGAATGTCGATCGGATAGGAACACTGCGCGATGGAATCATCGAACTTCCGCCCTTCGAGCACATCTGCCCCATTCAGCACATAGTCACCCAGAATGTGACGTGTTTCCCTCACTCCAACTTGAGTTCCCGTGGCCAGCAATTGTGCATTTTCCAGGCCGGGACAATGGGATCGGAAAAATCGAATCAGTTCCCACGCCTGGCGTCGACTGTCGATTTCCGCCCGGGACAGATCATCGGGATTGGTACCGTCCACGTTCTGGACACGGGTTGTGTTGACACGCCACTGCCCCGGAGTCGGCTCACGATAAATATTCAGAAACTCGCGTTCCAGCGTCCAGTCACCGCTTTCCCGGGCCTGTTTGACAATACATTCAAACAACCGCTCTCCCGGATGCAGAACTTCATGCTCCTTCATCCAGGCAATCACGCGTTCGTCTTCGACATTGCCAATTGTCAGAAACAGCGTCACCGGCATCATTTTGCCATCCGCCTTTCGCCCCACTTCAAAGGGAGCTCCGGCCTTGGCAGCAATATCGCCATCGCCGGAAGTATCAATCACAGTTCCCGCCCGGAGCAGTCCCAGGCCGGCCTTGTCCAGAATTACGATCCCGTCAATCTGCTGATCCCGCATCACCACATCAACAAACGAGGTATGGAACCGGATCCGTGCCCCCGCCTCGCAGACCATTTCCAGGGCCGCCATTTTCAGTGCTTCGACACTGAAGGGGGTCACATTGGCATGTCCGAGATCAAT is a window from the Gimesia benthica genome containing:
- a CDS encoding FAD-dependent oxidoreductase, giving the protein MSQSSDSITQTWEIPLRETVDVAVIGGGSAGVAAATAAARNGASTVLVERYGFLGGTSTAGMVGPFMTSYTPDGKRQLVAGVFQEVIDKMVQMGGAVDPSTTEAGSAWASFIDLGHANVTPFSVEALKMAALEMVCEAGARIRFHTSFVDVVMRDQQIDGIVILDKAGLGLLRAGTVIDTSGDGDIAAKAGAPFEVGRKADGKMMPVTLFLTIGNVEDERVIAWMKEHEVLHPGERLFECIVKQARESGDWTLEREFLNIYREPTPGQWRVNTTRVQNVDGTNPDDLSRAEIDSRRQAWELIRFFRSHCPGLENAQLLATGTQVGVRETRHILGDYVLNGADVLEGRKFDDSIAQCSYPIDIHDPQGPRGRLEGIHADHYEIPYRCLVPRDVENLLVAGRPISADHEGAASARVIPPCYATGQAAGTAASLAIKQGVAPRDVDIDQLRTTLSEQGAIV
- a CDS encoding Gfo/Idh/MocA family protein, whose product is MSQAKAVRWGVIGLGWFGEVHADNLAEMPDIELTALCTRRPDRLNEVADRLNVSKRYTDYHELLADPDIDVVSITTHIYDHREIAIEALRSGKHVLLEKPMAPTLADCEQILDAAAQSDGLFMVGHICRFDPRVTIAKQAIEEGRIGNIISMHARRNLSKAIGETVLDDISALMGDGIHDADLMLWFSQANVSTVYAQEVHPGKNKFPDAGWSIARLDSGAVAVVESVWHLPESTPFTIDARMEIIGTEGALYINCGEAGLAIHDAQGVKLPDTMYWPRPLGNYFGVLKEELRYFANCVRKGEPPQRITPAESAAAVAWMEAATESARTGTVITF